Genomic segment of Bifidobacterium lemurum:
CACCATGAAAGAGGCCTTCGACGGCAGCAAAACCGAAGGCGAGGGCGTGAGCACCGAGCAGTACCTCGATGTGAACGAAAAGGCGTGGAACTGGCTTGAGGAGGCCGTCGGCGGCGAACGCAACGCGAACACCACCGGCGAGTACGTGGGCCACACCGGCACCGGCGAGGAGACCACGTTCACCGGCTCCGACTACGCCGAGAACAAGGACGCCTACGGCGACGGCGACTGGGGCGGATACAAGCGCGTCAACGAGTTCTCCAAAAGCGTGTACGAGAACCATAAGGACGACTTCATGGCCGACGGCTACAACGACACCGTCATCGTGACCTTCGGCCGCTCCGGCGCCGAGGGCGCCTCCCCCGTCATGGACTACGACGGCGACGGCAAGGCGTCCACCGGCACCACCTACCTGCAGCTGAGCGAGGACGAGAAGGACCTGCTCAAGTTCTGCGCCGAGAACTACTCCAAGACGATCGTGCTGATCAACTCCTCCGCCGCGATGGAGCTGGGCGAGATCGAGCAGGAGGAGTACGGCGTGGACGCCTGCCTGTGGATCGGCCACCCCGGTGAGGCCGGCCTCGTCGGCGTCGCCCAGCTCCTGACCGGCGAGGTGAACCCGTCCGGCCACCTCGTGGACACCTACGCCTACGACATGTCCACGATGCCGTCCTTCTACAACAACGACGACAACAAGTACACCAACGTCGAATCCATCACCACCGGCTTCGACAAGTCCAGCAACTTCGGCTACTACCAGTACGAGGAGGGCATCTACGTCGGATACCGCTTCTACGAGACCGCCGACGCGGAGGGGTATTTCGACTCCGAGGCGTTCACCAGCCACGAGTGGAAGAACGGCACGGCCTCCGGCTACGACGAAGTGGTGCAGTATCCCTTCGGCTACGGCCTGAGCTACACCACCTTCTCGCAGGAGGTGACCGATTCGGACGTCTCGCTTGAGGCGCACGGCACGAACAGCATCAGCGTCAAGGTCACCAACACCGGCGACGTGGCGGGCAAGCAGGTCGTGCAGCTCTACATGGAGGCGCCCTACGACCAGGACGACTCCCTGGGCATCAAGGGCACGGGCCTGCAGAAGTCCGCGAAGGTGCTGATGGGCTTCCAGAAGACCGGTCTGATCGAGCCCGGCGAATCCGAAACCGTCACCATCGAATTCGACACCGACGACCTCGCCTCCTTCGACACCTACGGCACCGGCGTGTACGTGCTGGAGAAGGGCGACTACAAGTTCCACATCGGCGAGAACGCGCATGAGGACGCCACCGATCCGGTGGAGACCTCTCTGGCCGACACCATCGTCTACGACGAGGACGGCGTCGGCGCGCGCGACAGCGACGAGCAGGTCGCCAGGACCTCGATGAGCGACGTGGACGCCGGCGACGGCAACATGCTCGACGGCTACCTCAACCGCAGCGACTTCGCGGGCGGCATGGAGACCATCATGCAGCACGAATCCAGCTGCAAGGAGGAGGCGCTGAGCGACAACGCCGTGGCCGCGCTGGCCGTGCCCGCCAAGGGTTCGACCGACTACACCTACGAGACGTACGAGAACGGCGAGAAGGTGACCAAAACCGTCAAGAAGTACGTGGGCGGCGCCAGCTACCTCGCCTACTCCGACGAGGAGAATTGGGAGGGCCTGACCCAGGACGACGAACGCTACCTCTACGACGACGCGAACGAGGACCATGCCATCGAATACGGCAAGACCTACTACGTCGTGGTGGACGACGACGGCAACGCGGTCCAGGATGAGGACGGCAACTACCAGGTGACCGAGGAGGAGACCTCGATGCGTCTCGACATCGACGCGCCGATCCTCGCCGACCTCGACTACGACAACGAGATCTGGGCCTATCTGCTGGACCAGACCACGCTCGAGGAGCAGATCGCCGTCGCCGGCGGACTCGGCTGGCAGACCCCCGCCGTCGAATCCGTGAACAAGGAGCAGGAGGCCGTGGTCGACGGCCCCGGCGAGTCCGGCAACGGCAACAACAGCTACGGCACCAACACCTGGTGGAGCTCCGCCGTGGTGAACGCCTCCACCTGGAATCCGTACCTGATGGAGAAGCTGGGCGAGGCATACGCCCACCAGTCCATCAAGAACGGCCTGTCGGGCGCCTACGCGCCGGCCATGAACACCCATCGCACGCCGTTCGGCGGCCGTAACTTCGAGTACTTCTCCGAAGACGGCTTCATCGGCGGCAAGATGGGCGCGGCCGAGGTCACCGGCCTGCAGTCCAGCGGCGTGTCCGTCTACATCAAGCACATGGCGATGAACGACAACGACACTAACCGAGACGGCAACATCACCTGGTTCTCCGAACAGGCGGCCCGCGAGATCTACCTCAAGGACTACGAGATCTGCGTCAAGGAGCTGTTCGTGGTCGACGAGGCCAACGAAACCGGCACCTTCGTGGACGGCGAGAACGTGCTCGGCATCATGGGCTCGCTCAACCGCGACGGCATCTCGATGTTCCACCAGGGTCTCTACCAGACGATCCTGCGCGGCGAATGGGGCTTCAACGGCCTGGTCATCACCGACGGCGTCGGCCCGTACCCGTGGGTCATGACCCCCGGCGCAGGCCTGTTCGGCGGCGTGGAAGGCCAGCTCGGCGGCTCCGCCGTCACCGCCTACTACGACCAGGAAGGCGACGCGACCTCCACCAACTACGGCAAGTACCTGCTGCGCAACTGCACCAAGCACATGCTGTACCAGAACGCGCGTTCCGCCACCTCGGCCGCCAGCACCGACAACAGCGCTTGGAAGACCTGGATGGTCGCGGGCGATGTGGCCTTCGGCGTGGCGATCGTCGCGGTCGTGGCCACCTGCATCGCGATCCCCGTGGTCCGCAGCCGCAAGGACGCGCGCGCCAAGGTGACCATCTCCGGCGAGTGATCCCCCACGAGGACGCATAACCCCACGTAACCCATGGGGCGCGTCCTCCGACCAGGCGGCGGCGCAAGCCCAAGCCCCACGCGGCCAAATCCCCCGCGAAGCCAAGCCCGACGGGCCGGCCTCGCGAGGAACGGCCCGACGCGCAGTCCCGCGCCGCCGCCCGGTTCCAACACATCGAGAGAATTATCAAGAGGAGCATTATCATGACGGACGCAACCGTCGGCACCGCAACGCACGCGGACGCCTCCCCCAAACAACCGGGCAAGCTGAGCCTTGCCTTGAACAAGCGATTCCACTTCCTTGACCGCGGCTCGAACCTGCGCACCGAAATCGGCGCCGGCTTCGGCTCGTTCAGCATCGCCGTCTGCGCGCTGCTGCTCAACACGCAGGTGATCGGTGCCTCCTACGGCAACTACGCCGGCCCGTACCTCGCGTTGGCCGTGGTCTCCTTCCTCGGCACGGTCCTGCTGGGCGTGCTGTGCAACCTGCCGCTCGTGCAGTCGGCGAACATGGGCCTGAGCACCGTGCTCATCTCCATGATCACCGCGAACGAGGGGCTCACCTACTCCAACGTGCTGGCCATCACCTTCGTGGCCGCGGTCATCTACCTGGCGATCGCCGCGACCCCGGCCCGCCGCCTGTTCACCGACCTGCTGCCGGAGAGCGTGCGCAAGGCGCTGCCGGTCGGCATCGGCATCTACATCATGATGACGGCGCTGCGCAGCTCCGGCATGATCACCGACGAGGGCCAGCTCACCGACACCACCACTCTGGGCTCGCTGCAGACCTACTACCTGTGGCTGATGGCCGCCGGCGTGCTCGTCTACGTGCTGTACCTGTCGTTCCGCCACCGTTGCGCCCTCACCAAAACCTACTGGCTGCTCATCGCCGCGATGTGGGTCGGCGGCATCCTGTTCTTCCTGGATTCGTTCATCGGCGGACAGACCGCCACGACGCTCGTCTACGAGCGCGTGAACACGGTGGTCGCCACCGACGGCGCCTCCCCGTACAACATCGTCACGGGCGTCCAGTCGCTCGACCTCGGCGCGCTGTTCACCAGCGGCTTCGACTTCAGCGGCTTCACGGCCAAGGGCGGCAACGTGCCGCTGGTGTTCGTCCAAGGCGTGCTCAGCTTCCTGCTGATCGGCATGTACACGAATATGGGCACCACGTCCGCCGCGGCGCAGGCCGGCGGCTTCGAGATCGACGAGCGCGTCTCCTCCCGCGTGCATCTCATCGGCGCCGCGCTCAACGTCGTCGCTCCGGTGCTGGGCGCCTCCCCCACCTCGGTGGGCGCGGAATCCTCCGTGGGCTCGCGTGACGGCGCCAAGTCCGGCCTGAGCTCCCTGGTGGCCGCGCTGGGCTACTTCGTGTCGATGTTCGCCTGGGTGTTCGTGCTGCTCACCGCCACGAAGACCAACGGCGTGGGCATGTGGATCTCGGAGACCGAGACCAAGCTCGCCGCCTACGTGCAGGACGGCTTCGTCTTCGCCGACTTCATCATGGTGCTG
This window contains:
- a CDS encoding glycoside hydrolase family 3 C-terminal domain-containing protein, whose translation is MSDKRKHLVKNGIIATAWLVIVMLVFNTMLTTFGSTLINYMGIGTVTAGGDAEVMTEEETLAEGREVNTELESEGAVLLRNENNALPLEKGSKVTILGAMSYNYVNGGTGSAGGKYDEYTYTMKEAFDGSKTEGEGVSTEQYLDVNEKAWNWLEEAVGGERNANTTGEYVGHTGTGEETTFTGSDYAENKDAYGDGDWGGYKRVNEFSKSVYENHKDDFMADGYNDTVIVTFGRSGAEGASPVMDYDGDGKASTGTTYLQLSEDEKDLLKFCAENYSKTIVLINSSAAMELGEIEQEEYGVDACLWIGHPGEAGLVGVAQLLTGEVNPSGHLVDTYAYDMSTMPSFYNNDDNKYTNVESITTGFDKSSNFGYYQYEEGIYVGYRFYETADAEGYFDSEAFTSHEWKNGTASGYDEVVQYPFGYGLSYTTFSQEVTDSDVSLEAHGTNSISVKVTNTGDVAGKQVVQLYMEAPYDQDDSLGIKGTGLQKSAKVLMGFQKTGLIEPGESETVTIEFDTDDLASFDTYGTGVYVLEKGDYKFHIGENAHEDATDPVETSLADTIVYDEDGVGARDSDEQVARTSMSDVDAGDGNMLDGYLNRSDFAGGMETIMQHESSCKEEALSDNAVAALAVPAKGSTDYTYETYENGEKVTKTVKKYVGGASYLAYSDEENWEGLTQDDERYLYDDANEDHAIEYGKTYYVVVDDDGNAVQDEDGNYQVTEEETSMRLDIDAPILADLDYDNEIWAYLLDQTTLEEQIAVAGGLGWQTPAVESVNKEQEAVVDGPGESGNGNNSYGTNTWWSSAVVNASTWNPYLMEKLGEAYAHQSIKNGLSGAYAPAMNTHRTPFGGRNFEYFSEDGFIGGKMGAAEVTGLQSSGVSVYIKHMAMNDNDTNRDGNITWFSEQAAREIYLKDYEICVKELFVVDEANETGTFVDGENVLGIMGSLNRDGISMFHQGLYQTILRGEWGFNGLVITDGVGPYPWVMTPGAGLFGGVEGQLGGSAVTAYYDQEGDATSTNYGKYLLRNCTKHMLYQNARSATSAASTDNSAWKTWMVAGDVAFGVAIVAVVATCIAIPVVRSRKDARAKVTISGE